The Chanos chanos chromosome 6, fChaCha1.1, whole genome shotgun sequence genome includes a region encoding these proteins:
- the lrrc75a gene encoding leucine-rich repeat-containing protein 75A has product MGAKQTKGAQEAGPSPQHGGWRRTPTKERGDIFASFMLRSGDRLSRGGTPPPYQRRVGMIQEMMHMAKQGKQDEATEMLKTLRQDLGMESTSLDDVLYRYASFRNLVDPITHDLIISLARYIHCPKTEGDALGAMEKVCRQLTYHLSPHSQWRRQGLLKRKPQACLKAVLSGPPAGGALDLSGIPLGVRDMERLCAYLQRHASRICSLELGFTELTDEAFLLLLPTLAALPCLETLALNGNRLTRAVLKELTDTLKDPDSFPSVTWIDLGNNVDIFSLPQPFLVSLRKRCPKQGNLPTILEFGESQASEPEGRLEEEDEADDTNRTESTGELRSEVEGEMDGEMEIEEMMEELLDFDREIQGKDELEEDSLWTLEEQRNVRAQYREQTKSKMAMKAEGEDDTQSQSSQLSCSSQSHHSSGAFEEPLGDETVEQISRHSDNMT; this is encoded by the exons ATGGGAGCGAAACAAACCAAAGGCGCACAAGAGGCTGGTCCAAGTCCTCAGCACGGAGGATGGAGGCGGACACCGACGAAGGAACGAGGCGACATATTTGCCTCGTTTATGTTGAGGTCAGGGGACCGCTTGAGCCGTGGCGGGACCCCTCCTCCCTACCAGCGACGCGTAGGAATGATCCAGGAGATGATGCACATGGCAAAACAAGGGAAACAGGACGAAGCCACGGAGATGTTAAAGACACTTCGACAG gACCTGGGAATGGAGTCGACCTCTCTGGATGATGTTCTCTATCGTTACGCCAGTTTCCGCAACCTCGTGGATCCCATCACACATGACCTCATCATCAGCCTGGCCAGATACATCCACTGCCCCAAGacg GAGGGGGATGCTCTGGGTGCTATGGAGAAAGTATGCAGGCAGCTGACTTACCACTTGAGCCCACATTCACAGTGGAGAAGACAGGGCCTACTGAAGAGGAAGCCACAGGCCTG TCTGAAAGCTGTTCTCTCTGGTCCTCCTGCGGGCGGAGCCTTAGACCTTTCTGGAATCCCATTGGGTGTGAGGGACATGGAGCGTTTGTGTGCCTACCTGCAGCGCCACGCATCTCGTATCTGCAGCCTGGAGCTTGGCTTCACTGAGCTAACCGACGAGGCCTTTCTGCTCCTGCTGCCCACACTGGCGGCTCTTCCTTGCCTGGAGACACTGGCGCTCAACGGTAACCGGCTGACGCGTGCCGTACTCAAAGAACTTACAGACACGCTCAAGGACCCCGACAGCTTCCCTAGCGTCACCTGGATTGACCTGGGAAACAATGTGGacatcttctctctcccacagccTTTCCTGGTAAGCTTACGCAAGCGCTGCCCAAAGCAGGGTAACTTACCCACAATCCTCGAGTTTGGCGAGAGCCAAGCCAGCGAACCAGAAGGCCGcctggaggaagaggatgaagcagatgacacaaacaggacagagagCACGGGAGAGCTTCGCTCCGAGGTTGAAGGAGAGATGGACGGAGAGATGGAGATTGAGGAGATGATGGAGGAGCTGCTGGACTTTGACAGGGAAATACAGGGCAAGGATGAGTTGGAGGAGGACAGCCTGTGGACCTTGGAGGAGCAGAGGAATGTAAGAGCACAgtacagagaacagacaaaatCCAAGATGGCAATGAAGGCAGAAGGTGAAGATGACACCCAGAGTCAGTCTTCACAGCTGTCCTGTTCCAGTCAGTCCCATCACTCCTCTGGAGCTTTTGAAGAACCTCTCGGAGACGAGACCGTGGAACAGATATCACGACATTCAGACAACATGACCTGA
- the crk gene encoding adapter molecule crk isoform X1 has product MAGNFDADDRGSWYWGRLSRQEAVSLLQGQRHGVFLVRDSITIPGDYVLSVSENSKVSHYIINSISNSRQSGSGLPAPRFRIGDQEFDALPALLEFYKIHYLDTTTLIEPINKAKHSSFISVTAGTGGVPQRLEEEYVRALFDFPGNDDEDLPFKKGDVLRVLEKPEEQWWNAQNSEGRIGMIPVPYVEKYRPASPASGAPGSGGSGIGGAGTMTNTDGHNSQSPPLLGEPGQYAQPTSLPNLQNGPVFARAIQKRVPNAYDKTALALEVGDMVKVTKINVNGQWEGECKGKRGHFPFTHVRLLDQHNPEDELS; this is encoded by the exons ATGGCTGGCAATTTTGACGCTGATGACCGAGGGAGTTGGTATTGGGGAAGATTAAGTCGTCAAGAGGCAGTTTCACTCTTGCAAGGCCAAAGGCATGGTGTTTTCTTGGTGCGAGACTCAATCACCATTCCCGGCGACTACGTGCTGTCTGTCTCGGAGAATTCCAAAGTCTCGCATTATATAATCAACAGCATCAGCAACAGTCGTCAGTCTGGATCAG GACTGCCTGCCCCTCGGTTCCGTATTGGGGACCAAGAATTTGATGCCCTTCCTGCTCTGCTGGAGTTCTACAAGATCCACTATCTTGATACCACAACACTCATTGAACCCATTAACAAGGCCAAGCACTCCTCCTTTATCAGCGTCACCGCGGGCACAGGTGGAGTCCCCCAGAGGTTGGAGGAAGAGTATGTACGCGCCCTCTTTGACTTTCCAGGCAATGACGACGAGGACCTGCCATTTAAAAAAGGGGATGTTCTCCGAGTGTTGGAGAAGCCAGAGGAGCAGTGGTGGAACGCTCAGAATTCTGAGGGCCGTATTGGGATGATCCCCGTGCCCTATGTGGAAAAGTACCGCCCGGCCTCTCCAGCATCGGGGGCTCCTGGAAGCGGAGGCTCCGGAATAGGAGGAGCAGGGACCATGACCAACACTGACGGCCACAATTCTCAGTCCCCTCCGCTGCTGGGAGAACCAGGCCAGTATGCCCAACCCACTTCTTTGCCCAACCTGCAGAACGGACCCGTCTTTGCAAGAGCAATCCAGAAGAGAGTTCCCAATGCATACGACAAGACTGCTCTTGCTCTAGAG GTGGGTGACATGGTGAAGGTGACCAAGATCAATGTGAACGGGCAGTGGGAAGGCGAGTGTAAGGGCAAACGAGGCCATTTCCCCTTCACACACGTCCGACTGCTGGACCAGCACAACCCAGAAGACGAGCTGAGCTGA
- the crk gene encoding adapter molecule crk isoform X2, with protein MAGNFDADDRGSWYWGRLSRQEAVSLLQGQRHGVFLVRDSITIPGDYVLSVSENSKVSHYIINSISNRLPAPRFRIGDQEFDALPALLEFYKIHYLDTTTLIEPINKAKHSSFISVTAGTGGVPQRLEEEYVRALFDFPGNDDEDLPFKKGDVLRVLEKPEEQWWNAQNSEGRIGMIPVPYVEKYRPASPASGAPGSGGSGIGGAGTMTNTDGHNSQSPPLLGEPGQYAQPTSLPNLQNGPVFARAIQKRVPNAYDKTALALEVGDMVKVTKINVNGQWEGECKGKRGHFPFTHVRLLDQHNPEDELS; from the exons ATGGCTGGCAATTTTGACGCTGATGACCGAGGGAGTTGGTATTGGGGAAGATTAAGTCGTCAAGAGGCAGTTTCACTCTTGCAAGGCCAAAGGCATGGTGTTTTCTTGGTGCGAGACTCAATCACCATTCCCGGCGACTACGTGCTGTCTGTCTCGGAGAATTCCAAAGTCTCGCATTATATAATCAACAGCATCAGCAACA GACTGCCTGCCCCTCGGTTCCGTATTGGGGACCAAGAATTTGATGCCCTTCCTGCTCTGCTGGAGTTCTACAAGATCCACTATCTTGATACCACAACACTCATTGAACCCATTAACAAGGCCAAGCACTCCTCCTTTATCAGCGTCACCGCGGGCACAGGTGGAGTCCCCCAGAGGTTGGAGGAAGAGTATGTACGCGCCCTCTTTGACTTTCCAGGCAATGACGACGAGGACCTGCCATTTAAAAAAGGGGATGTTCTCCGAGTGTTGGAGAAGCCAGAGGAGCAGTGGTGGAACGCTCAGAATTCTGAGGGCCGTATTGGGATGATCCCCGTGCCCTATGTGGAAAAGTACCGCCCGGCCTCTCCAGCATCGGGGGCTCCTGGAAGCGGAGGCTCCGGAATAGGAGGAGCAGGGACCATGACCAACACTGACGGCCACAATTCTCAGTCCCCTCCGCTGCTGGGAGAACCAGGCCAGTATGCCCAACCCACTTCTTTGCCCAACCTGCAGAACGGACCCGTCTTTGCAAGAGCAATCCAGAAGAGAGTTCCCAATGCATACGACAAGACTGCTCTTGCTCTAGAG GTGGGTGACATGGTGAAGGTGACCAAGATCAATGTGAACGGGCAGTGGGAAGGCGAGTGTAAGGGCAAACGAGGCCATTTCCCCTTCACACACGTCCGACTGCTGGACCAGCACAACCCAGAAGACGAGCTGAGCTGA
- the LOC115815676 gene encoding 14-3-3 protein epsilon isoform X2, whose amino-acid sequence MGDREDLVYQAKLAEQAERYDEMVDSMKKVAGMDVELTVEERNLLSVAYKNVIGARRASWRIISSIEQKEESKGGEDKLKMIREYRQTVEKELKSICNDILDVLDKHLIPAANSGESKVFYYKMKGDYHRYLAEFATGNDRKEAAENSLVAYKAASDIAMTDLQPTHPIRLGLALNFSVFYYEILNSPDRACRLAKAAFDDAIAELDTLSEESYKDSTLIMQLLRDNLTLWTSDMQGDGEEQNKEALQDVEDENQ is encoded by the exons ATGGGCGATCGGGAGGATCTAGTGTACCAGGCAAAACTCGCCGAACAGGCTGAGAGATACGATG AAATGGTTGACTCCATGAAGAAAGTTGCGGGGATGGATGTTGAGCTCACTGTAGAGGAGAGAAACTTGCTGTCTGTGGCCTACAAGAATGTCATTGGTGCAAGAAGAGCATCATGGAGGATTATCAGTAGTATTGAGCAGAAGGAAGAAAGTAAAGGTGGAGaagacaaactgaaaatgataaGGGAGTACAGACAGACG GTTGAAAAAGAACTGAAGTCAATCTGTAACGACATCCTGGATGTATTGGACAAGCACCTCATTCCAGCTGCTAATTCAGGAGAATCCAAGGTGTTCTACTACAAAAT GAAAGGCGATTACCACAGGTACCTCGCTGAGTTTGCCACCGGAAATGACAGGAAGGAGGCGGCAGAAAACAGTTTGGTTGCCTATAAAGCTGCTAGCGATATAGCAATGACAGACCTTCAGCCGACGCATCCCATTCGTCTGGGTCTCGCTCTTaacttctctgtgttttactatgAAATCCTCAATTCTCCTGACCGTGCATGCAG GTTGGCAAAGGCAGCATTTGATGATGCTATAGCTGAACTGGACACATTAAGTGAAGAAAGCTACAAGGACTCCACACTCATCATGCAGTTGTTACGCGATAACCTGACATTATGGACTTCAGATATGCAGGGAGATG